A stretch of DNA from bacterium:
CCGCGCTCAAAAACTCAAGCATCGAAAAATGGGTCCCGGGGCCTATCTGGGTGCCGATCCTGAGTCCAATTATCCAGGTAAGTGATCCGCCAAAAGCCTCGCTCGAAAGACCTCCTACAAGATGAAGCACATAGCCGAAATAGATAGCGAAGACCACTATCGTTGACACCGGCAGGAGTAGGATACTGCGCCTCGACTCACCGGGCCTCCTGCCCCAGACAAGGTAGTGAAACGCTATCGCGAACGACAGAATATAATCCTGCCAGCAGGTTAGAAGCCCCAGGAAGTTTGAGACCTAAAGTAGGGCAAGGGCGACTTTTCTGCGACTTTTGAGGAAACGGCAGTAACTCCAGAAAGCAAAGAGAGCGAACAAAAGGCCGGGGCTCTCATAATTGATCATTCTGCCGAAGTAACCGATGCACGGCAATAGCGAGAAAACAAGAGCACAAAGAAGGGCGTCAAGTTGCCTGAGGTACATCTTCCCTATAAGAAACACCAGCAAAGCGCTGCCGATTGCGCAGAGCACAAAGAATAACCTCCCCACCCATTCTGTCTCACCGAATAGACAGTAAAACGCAGCAAGAGGATACGCAATCAGGGGAGGATGATGGACATAGAGGTCGAATTTGCCATTGCGAACGTCGCCCGTGTTCGTTGCAGGCATGAACCTTGTGGCTATCAGACCATACTTGAGGAAGTTCCGGGCGGCAATCGATTGGATGACGCAGTTGAAATCCTGAAGCCCCCAGAACGGCTCGTCGATCTCGTAGGTGAGCATGAGGGTTGAGACGATGACGATAGCGGCGCAGGCAATCAGTGTCTGCTTTCGTGATCCTGCCTTCGCGGGTGTGATCGCGTTCATGGCGTTCGCCCGGCCCCCGAGTCAGCGGCCGATATACGATAACCGAGGTCCTCTATCCCATATAACTCGCCTCACTCCCAATCTTGACAGTCTTTGCACAACGGGGCTTCCGAGAACCTTCCTTGAAGATGAAGGTTTCTTAGCGCCGCAAGCTTGCCTCCCATCCATATATCGCGCAGACTGGTCTCGTTCACATTACCGATGCAAAGCGAGAAGTTGTAGTCATAACAACACGGGGTCACGTTGCCGTCCACCCCTACCATGAACGTCTTGAACAACTGCCTACAGGCAAGTCGCCGTTCTTTCCTTGCTGGTTCAGCAGGCACATCTCCAAGCACTTCGCCATCTACTGCGCCCACCCAGCTGCGGAATTCGTTAACTGCCACACAATCGTTGTCGGACAATAGGTCTCCCCACTTGTTCCTAAGCGCCTCAACTGTCAAAGCACCGTTGCCTGAAACCACGCCGCGGATACAG
This window harbors:
- a CDS encoding glycosyltransferase family 39 protein; its protein translation is MNAITPAKAGSRKQTLIACAAIVIVSTLMLTYEIDEPFWGLQDFNCVIQSIAARNFLKYGLIATRFMPATNTGDVRNGKFDLYVHHPPLIAYPLAAFYCLFGETEWVGRLFFVLCAIGSALLVFLIGKMYLRQLDALLCALVFSLLPCIGYFGRMINYESPGLLFALFAFWSYCRFLKSRRKVALALL